The sequence CATCTATAATATGCCTTGTGAAGTTACACCGGTTGAGGAGTGTCTGGGAATATTTGAAAGAACAGGGCCAAATACAGTCAACTCAAATGGATTCGCATCAAAGAACCATACAATGTTAAGTTCttccattgaacgtaatgaaAGGATGGACAGACAGAACAAAGGCATAGGCAGGTTTATGAGTGACAGTTACACTCAATCAGTTGCTTCTGGGAATAGTTTTCTAAATCCGCAGATCTCATCCACACATTCATGCCAAGATTTCGCTCAAGTTGTTAGCTTTTCCAACCATTCCACAATTGAAGCCTGTAACCAGCTAGCTTCATCATATCCCAGAAAATCCTTTCAACCAGGAAACAAGGAAGTATCTCAACCTCGCCACGATAATATGTTAAACATGAAGCAGACTGTGGGACCCACACAGGCAGGTATAGATAATGTCCTGCAAGAGAAGGATGCCTTATATGATTATCAGCAGCCTTCTGCAAAAGCAATCGGTACTTTCTAACTTAAgaaacctctgaaaaatgtatcatgacaataattatttttaactCATTTAGATAATGACATACTCTTGATTTTGATGCAGGGTTTACTGTGAGAAGATATACTACATTACCAGATGACATTGTACATAAATTTAATAATCTAAACCTGAATGGAAGATGCAGCAAAATTTTAGAGCATGAGCAAAATGCACTTGTCCCATACAAAGGAGATGGTGCAGTAGTTCCCTATGAAAGATTTATCAAGAAACGTAAGCCACGGCCCAAAGTAGAGCTTGACCCGGAAACAAATAGGATATGGAATCTCTTGATGGGAATGGAAGGAAGTGGAGGCATTGAAGGAAATGATATGGAAAAGGAGAAGTATTGGGAAGAGGAAAGAAAGGTTTTCCAAGGCCGAGTTGAATCATTCATTGCACGCATGCATCTTGTTCAAGGTACAGTACCTTATATTTTATTCCTAAATTGGATTGTCATGAACTACCATGCTGCatatgttataaatttgtgacATCAACATTGCCGTCTACATGTTTGAGAGCTCTTTAACAGATTTAATTGCAATGTGTTATAAaatattgaagctttgaactAGAGAGGACAGTTATCCTGAGATTCATTACTGAACTGTACTGCCTGTCCAACTGTGAAACTGTGAAATGCAACTTAAGCCATCCACCTAGTAAGCTAGAAAAGTAACACATCCTTccttgtttttgtatttttatttatttttgtatttattttaattcttgggaattgttattggcactccaaaaatctcattctacactccaaactgtctatatttggaaagaaaaatacacttgtgaggagtgtagaatgagatttttggaatgccaataacacttccctaattcttttagtttttgttaCCAAAGACAGGTTTTTCAGAACTAAAATGGAAGACTGAAACATTTTAAGGTgtttttgataatttagatgTCTTGAGAAACAATAGCTTTACAgaagatatatatattatgtgtgtgtgtgtgtgtgtgtgtgtattcttttttcagcacaatagtaataaaaaattacataaatttaGGCCCTTATTTGTAATTGAGTGAATATGTAAACTGTAGATTAATAAGCTTGATAAGCAGTTGATGTAGTCCCTTAATCTAAACTCCAAAATAAGCAATGATTGATATACAAGCCTTCTCATTACATAAAAAATGATTGCCTAGGAAGaattcaagtaaaaaaaaaggctaaaataTAGATAAATAGCATTAGCATTGTTATGTTAGCAAACACATTTTCCTAATTCAAGTTTAAAATCTACCCAAGAAAATAAGTTTAGTATATTATCTCAAAGACCGGCAGTAATTGGTTAAACCAGTGAACCATGACCTATTTGTCAGAGTTGGTGTCCAGTAAAACTTTGATAAATATGCAATGAGGCTCTGTCTAGCACAAAATTTGACCAATTTAAAGGATCACGGTAATGATTATacatgtgaagaaaaaaaataatgatattaTTATTAACAAAGATAAATTTCATACCATTTGCTAGGCTGACCTAcctttccttttctcctttAGCACCAATTTTTCTGGCTCACATAACTACTTTAGTGGCCATCTGCAGAACAAATGCATTTTCTTTCAAGAAACCTGATTTTTCAATTTAGAGTCAATATTGAAAATGTAAACTCAACCAAGCAAACTCTAACTTGACTACTTATGAAACATATATAAACCAGGCCGGTACCATTTTTTATAAAGAAGTTTTTAATGGTGAAAGATTGTACGATTTATAGTTCTCCCAATTAGACAGCACGTAAAAAGTGCTTTGGCTTCTCATGTACcgtaaaaatataaattcattACAATTTTCTTCAATTAGTGGATGGGTACTTAAAAGATAACATGCATGCCAACCCTTGATAAAATATTATAATCCATACAGGAGACAGACGTTTTTCAAAATGGAAAGGATCAGTTGTTGACTCAGTGATTGGAGTTTTCCTTACTCAGAATGTTTCAGACCATCTATCAAGGTAAGTTCACAATTTTAGCAAGTATATGCAACCAGATTCCCATACGTGAATGTCTTGAAGTGAACAGTATTCTTTTTGTTCCTTTCACCTTTTGTAGCTCTGCCTTTATGTCTTTGGCTGCACGATTTCCTCTTAAGTCAAGCAATCACCAAGCTCAACCCAAGGTTAGGACAAACATATTGGTTAAAGAACCAGCAGTTCACATGACAAGTCCAGATGATGCCACCAAATGGCATGAAGACAGGTCAAGTCAACCAATCTATCACCCGATTTCTATGACACTCCATGAATCTGAAGAAAACCAGAAAGACAGTGGGACCTCAGGGACAGAAAGGAACTTAGTGGATGCACATAGTCAATGTTTGGAGGAAGAATTTGTATCTTCTCAAGATTCTTTTGAATCCTCAGTCACTCAAGGCGCTTTAGGAATCAAATCATGCTCAGGCTCCAACTCAGAAACAGAAGATCCTGGCACTGGGTGCCAACCCAAGGTTCATGTCTCCATTTCAACATGTCAACAGATGGCGAAGGGGACCAAGTTTCAAGACTTTTACAATCAAGTAAATGGAAGTTCAGTGTCATATGATGGATCCAAGAATGGGCATTTTAAATATGCACAGCTAAAGAGAAAATCAGATAGAATTGATCATCTCAATGGCACTTCCTTCAAGGATCCAATCAATCTTGATGACGAAAAAATGCAAGTACCAGTTGCTCTTTCCAGCAACAATCAGTTTCACATGAACCCAGATTCTGGAAAACCAGAGTCGtggaaatttggaaattttagtGAGGAAAGCATATCCTCTTGGCCTACAACTGCTTCCAGGTTCAATATTGAACAGGAAGAAAATTGCAAGAGCTTAAGAACTGAGGAACTGTCAGGAAGTGTCGTTAATTCCTCCATGCAACAGAATACTTTGTGGAGTTCTCAAGGGACACCAACAAAGGACCCGTATCCATCTTTCAGAGAGCACTCGACAGACCAGCAAAGTAATTCTCAACCAAGGTCAAGCACAGGATATAACCAACCTTCCCTCTACAGTCACCAATTCGAGGGGAACCCAACCTTCCAATCTGAAAATACATCAGTCACAGAGCCTGTAAAACATACTGTACCATTTCTGCCAAACAAGAGTGATAGCATGCAGCATGTCCAAAATGTCAGTGAGCTCAATAAAAAATCTTTCAATGTCATTGATAGTATCTCTGTAGCAAATAAGCACATACACATGGAAAATCATTCGGTTGATTCCAATTTACAGGAGAAATTAAATTCTTATGGTCAGTCAAATAGTGGGACAAGCACAAAACctccaaaaggaagaaaaggaaaggcTGAGAGCGAGAAAAAGAATGCAGTTGACTGGGACATTTTGAGAAAGCAGGCGCAAGCCAATGGTaggaaaacagaaagaaaaagagaagcaATGGACTCGCTGGACTATGAAGCACTCATAAATGCTAATGTCAAAGAAATATCTGACGCAATCAAGGAGCGAGGGATGAATAACTTGCTAGCACAACGAATGCAGGTTCTCTACTATTAGTGTCCAGTCTAAAGACCTCATGTTTGTTAATTTCCCCCAAGATGACATCACTGGATAGGTTAACAATGATTGCAAAATGTTTGTAGGAATTCCTAAAGCGACTGGTTAGAGAACATGAAAGCATCGATCTGGAATGGTTAAGAGATGTTCCCCCTGATAAAGCAAAGTATGCCATTCCAAATAATTCATTTTCTTAAATAACATTGCAACTGCCCCTTTTATCCAGAAGGCTATCCAAATGAATGAATAATGCACTGCAGTGCATCGGTATATAGTTAATTAGTTGTGACATATGATTATTCTGCAGGGATTATCTATTAAGCATACGAGGATTGGGCTTGAAAAGTGTGGAGTGCATCCGGCTTTTAACACTTCACCACCTTGCTTTCCCGGTAAAAATTGTGTGGTTACTATTTAGTTGGTTTTCCTATGATAGTCCTGGAACATCTTACAATATAAGAAATATTGTTTCTTATTTGCTCTGTACAGGTTGACACAAATGTTGGAAGGATAGCAGTAAGACTGGGATGGGTGCCCCTCCAACCATTACCTGAATCACTGCAGTTACACCTCTTAGAACTGTAAGAAATAATATCTCGATAATTGAATGCTTAAAACTTTTCCTGTACTTGCAAATGCTAACCGTATTCCTCTCTAGGTACCCAATGCTGGAGACAGTTCAAAAGTATCTATGGCCAAGATTATGCAAACTTGATCAACTAACCCTGTAATCTCATAGTACCCTAGAACCTTTCGTATTAATATTGATGTCagttctttcttttttacttgCTGTTTTACTGATTAGCTGACCATTGAACCACAGTTACGAGCTGCATTACCAGATGATTACATTTGGAAAGGTACACATGGCGCTTAATTACTTAGAAACataatttgttaaaaataaataaatgagaaCCTCATATTTTCATATGTATGCAGGTTTTTTGCACAAAGAGTAAACCAAATTGCAATGCATGTCCAATGAGAGGAGAATGCCGACACTTTGCAAGTGCTTTCGCAAGGTTTGAGCAATAATCTCTGGAAAATTACAAGTATATTGATGTCACTGTGCAGGAAAATAAACACTGAAGCATGTCACGAGAACCTTCATATTTTTTGGGGCATGAGATTCAGGCCTCATTAATTAGTAATCAGAAAGTGTTTAAAGAACTTAAACTAGTACATAGTTTCATGGAGAATCTGTAGTTTGTAAAAAGTACTCTACGTTTCACTAATCAcatgaagagaaaaaaaaaatacaatataatatattattatgACACTCTCAGAAGAATTAGACATAGTATTAATCAGATTAATACCAACCTTGTCTGGTGCAGTGCAAGACTTGCCCTGCCAGGGCCAGAAGAGAAGAGCATTGTCAGTTCAAGTGTTTCCAGGGAAGCCGAGATAAATCCTGAAATAGCTGTCACTCCTATGTCACTGCCTCTGCCTGAGAACAACTCACTCCAGATAGCAGGTACTGTAATTAAAGAGTGTGAACCAATCATCGAAGAGCCAGCAACGCCAGAACAAGAGTTGACCGAGCTATCAGAAAGTGAACTTGAGGACTTTTTCTGTGAGGACCCTGATGAGATTCCTACGATCAAACTCAACATGGAAGAGTTCACAGCTACATTACAAAACTATATGCAAGAGAAGATGGAGCTCCAAGAAGGTGACATGTCCAAGGCCTTAGTTGCCTTGAATCCAGAAGCTACTTCTATCCCTACACCCAAGCTGAAGAATGTCAGTAGACTACGAACAGAGCACCAAGTGTAAGTCCCTGTCTTCCCATTTCACAATACCACATGTGTAGCAATACAATCAGACACAAATTTGGCTAAAGTAGGACCAAAGTCTACTTTAAAGTTTGCACTAAATGTTTTAATATCTACGAGTGGGATAAGTAACAACAAAGCCCTCAAATGTTCAATTAAACAAAACATTTTATGTTGTCTCAATACCGAATTCTCTACCATCAGAAATCTTGTAATGCATTTTAAATAACTCTATGCCTAGGATATGTTATGAGTTTTGACATACATACCTATACAGAAACGTATGCACATAAACATAACTATATTTCTCTATGACAAACTTATACATTCTGTGCGGATATAATGCAGGTATGAGCTACCTGATTCACATCCACTCTTGGAAGGGGTaggttaaaatttaattttgtatcTGGAAGACATGAAGCATTCTTAATCTCAATTACTCACTGTTCAACTTTACAGATGGATGGACGGGAACCAGATGATCCAAGTCCATACCTTCTAGCTATATGGACACCAGGTAAGCTTAAGAAATCACTGATAACTGAGATACATTTTTGAGAATCTTGTACACTTTTCTAAGTGATACATTTGTTCTGCACCGCTGTATACCAGGTGAAACTGCAAATTCAATTCAACAACCAGAAAGCAGGTGCAGCTCCCAagatcaaaacagattgtgcaATGAGAAGACATGCTTTTCATGCAATAGTATAAGAGAAGAAAACTCGCAAATAGTCAGAGGGACGATTTTGGTAAGGAAAATTTAATTGTGataatatgtaaacaaaatAGACCCCCTGCAGttgtttacaaaaaaattaattcaacTTGTCTCAGATACCTTGTAGAACAGCAATGAGAGGAAGCTTTCCCCTCAATGGAACCTACTTTCAAGTTAATGAGGCAAGTCTTCTTCACTAATTTCCTTCACCTTCATCTACTGTGCACAATCTGCACTAAGTTAATAGCAGTCCAGAAAGTACACCTTATCTAAGTTAGAGGCACTCCTCCAACCCAATAGGTCAAAAAGAATCTGCTATCTGCCTATAATACATAGTGCTCGAGCCATTAATTTCCACATTTATAATAAAACTCTTATCATGATGCAGATGTTCGCAGATCATGAATCTAGTCATAACCCAATTGATGTTCCAAGGGGgtggatatggaatttgccaagaCGGACTGTATACTTTGGAACTTCGGTATCAACAATATTCAAAGGTATGAGAAATTGAGATACCAGGGTTACTTTATAAGATCCCAAATAGAAATGTAAAAGTAACTCACAATGAAATACCTGTCTATCAGGTCTATCAACAGAGGGAATTCAATACTGCTTTTGGAGAGGTATGTGATGCTGCCTTCAGTTCTTCATATTAGTTTGAGCCCTTGAGAAAACGATATAGGAACATATGACACTGACTTTAGTTCTTTATATTATTTTGAGGATAACTATTTAGGAACATAGTACACAAATGAGAAGATAACCCAAGATCATGAATTTAAATTCTGACACAACTTACTTGCATGTTTGCAACTACGTCTAGTTTAAGAACTTCATCTAGTCGATTGATCACTAGATATAAATGCACCTACGATATTAGAATATCCTAGAGTAAGTCAATCAAAAACCAATTGTATTTGATCATTTGAGTAAATACATCACTTTGGCATAAAATTATACTATTTAGGCTCCTGTGAAGTTAACACATGGATAAAGAAGCACCTGTAAAGTTAACACATGGATAAAGAGGTGGTTAATTTACACATCTCTAAAGCAGAAGTTCTTAAGGTGGGTGACagttgaaaaaagaaaacattGTTTTGCAGAACTGATGTCTGCCATTTGGCAGTCAACTGACAAGATGACAAACAAGTTCCCTTGTGGACTAATTCATTTACTTGCAGGATATGTTTGTGTGAGGGGATTCGAAAGGAAAACAAGAGCACCACGGCCCTTAATGGCCAGATTGCACTTCCCTGCGAGTAAGATGACTAAGACAATAAATGAAGGGAAGAAATAAAACTGACCATGACAATGGCGCAGAGAAGATTTTTCCTCAGATTTGCAGAAGACTACTGACTGTATGAGAAGAACAACTACTAACAAATTCTAGCACATTCAATTATTCTTCCTCTAGCATGAGATGCACACATTATATGACGGGCGGGCAGCAGAAAGCCAGCATCATTCAGAAAATGTGAGGTCTCGTGATGAGTTGATTGTATTCTGTACAGATTAGTTGTTTAATAAATTCCCAGAAAGGAGTAATCCTTTCAATAAATTCCCAGAAGATCCGAAAACATTATAACGGTTTATACAAAGAAACTGGAATGAAAGACTTTAAATACAGCTGAAGAAGGTGTGAAGTCGAATCATTTAACAAGTAACATTGTAACTGATGTTTACCTGCACTCATTGGTTACTGCTGATGAATAAACCCATTCAAGCTTCTACATTATTGAAATTCTGGAGAAGATACGCCCAGTAATTCTGTCAAAGAACAAGAATTTTCCTGAACTCGTTGAAATTTTCAGaaaccaaaatcaatttattttgtatcaaaAAGGAAATATAAGGATAATCGTCAAAACACGAATCAACGGAACATATCTAAATTAGTATTGTCATAAATTACGATAATAATTTCTAGCATTACTGAAAGAAAGTGCACAAATAAACCCAGAAAAGCATTCCATTGTTAACCTCGTTTCGAATCCGATGGATTCCAAAATTTACAGGATACTAGATTTGTCGATATTTGTGATCTGAATGTCAATAATAAACAATTCCTACTGTTTAATAAATGATAATTCTTTTTGAAACGGAAAAGTATTGATTGCAGTAATAATTATCAAATACTAAAAAACCAATGGCGGATACGATACGAAAATTAAACCAAGTACAATTGAAGTGCCCATCACAATTCTTACTACTATTTTCTTTTGACATTCCACtgttttctcggcaaccaaacagcaAATAGAAAGAGCAATAAAAAACAGAGTGAATAGAAAGCTAGGGTTTGAGAGAATGAACCTGCTGAAGACGAGTTGAGAGACGGCAATGAAGCTGCGGAAATCGGAAGAGAGATGGAGTTGCATTGAAATTGCGGGATCCCGATCCAGTGTTAGATTTTGGGGATGAGTTTCAAATTGGAATTTTACCGCCTTTTGCTCTTTCCCTCCATAATTGGAAACTTCATCTCGCTGACGGCTGGGATTATATGACTTCCCTCAGACTCTCACCGTATGGCAACGTGgtgaaaaagtaaataaaaatattgggGATGTAATTGTCAAGATTTCATACTCGTGTTAGCGGCCCATTATTAATCATATTGATATTGTCTCAACTTAACCACATGTATAACCGATGAACATGATGCTATAGCAGATAAAAAGATGAATTCTGGAACAAAATAATGTTTATGCGAGTCACTAATGATTTTAagtttttgatgtttttttttctgtctCACGATGATTTTAAGTTTTGTTGTTTAGTAGGCtaaacactaaactaaaaaTATCTTTCAAGTTTCAAAATTATTTTGGAAGTTTTAGAATTTTATGTTTTGCTTTCCTTTCCTTTCGAGACTAGTTTTTCTCAAACTTCTAGTGTTGCATAAACTATTAGAAAGTGATCGTTCGtaattcttttacccttaaaactttttcttttttaacaacATTCTTGATTATCaatgtggagcctaaaataatctcaaaaattATAGAGGCGACATGTGGACTTTTGCCCAAGAAAGATAAGATTGCCCTTAATAAATGAGCAGGCTCTTCATATACTCCCACACGCAGCTCACACCCTTGAATGTCCCAGCAGCTGAATATGACTGCACACAGCTCACCTGCCCTTGGcaagaaaaattcaaagcattaaagataaggattaattacccaaatcctatctttaatacattcccaattgaagattaaatCCATTCAATTAGGGATAACtactccattatctcaagatattatttcctatttaatatcttgagaatatttctccataaatattggccaataggatgccgTCATGTGTAGGTAAAACCCTAACATTATGGTCGGCCCTCTCCTCCTATATATACctcatattctaccaaattttagAAGCTTTTACTACCctaaaaagccctaaacactttactcttcTCAGATAAACTAACTTAGCATCagagatccattggcctaacccCCTTCCCTCATCTCGTGGGCTCATGAGGCTTAGGtccttgatcaaaagtgttgattgttttgcaagtgcattttcgtcaaaactagagacggcggaaatttgcatcaacaaattggtgctttcattgagagctgatTCAAATACTTGAAGAAGCCTCTTGCatttgtttcttgaattttttgttacgttgaatttctcacacgtcgtatcaattaatttttcctagaaaagtttcttgatcaatcCCTGGAGAAAGGATACAATAGTAGGAAATTCAAAAACCACGATGAACGGAACCCTGTACGTACAAGGATTTGGATCGGAGAGTGGAGACGAGGATATAGCCCCACGATGATGATCCTCGAGGCTCAACACGACGGCAGGAGGAGCCTTATCGTTACGGAGCTGTACCACCATTGTTGCCAAGACCTAGCAACCACAACAAGGCCACCAAGCCACGGCCTAAGTATCGGCCTCATTGCCCTAGCAGCGCCCTAACCCCCAAAACCCTAGGTAGAGGCCCAGATCCACTCATTGACCCACGGACAGGCGCCCTGAAACTTGGCAACTGCCACAGCAGGCCTAGGGCAGGAGGCCCAGCTTACTGCAGCAGCAAGCCTAGCTACCGCCAGCCAGACAGCTTAACGAGCCCAAGCCCAAGCCATCCAACCAACATGCCATGGTGATGCAGCCCAACGGCTATGAGGGCCCAATCCCGTGCAGGCTAAATGCGAGAAGCTAGCGCCGGCCCAGCGCAAAGCGCATGCCCAAGGCCAGCTGCTACAAGCGTGAGCCTAATGCACCCATGCGCATGGCTCTACCATCCAATCTGGTTGGCTCGCCTCACGACCCGCTCCGGCGACCCAGCTCGTGGCCCAATCCAACTCGAGGCCACATCCGGCGATCCAAATTCCAACCACCAGTCCTGCGATCAACTCAGGGTTATTTTCACCCTACTTTTCTGCAGGAATGCCCGCTCTGGGCTTAAGCTTTGTACCTGCAGTCCATTACACTTCTACCACACATAATGACGCCCATTATCTAAACTCttacaatccaaatggcgaacaccACCTGCCCCAACAGGTTGCCAATTTGACAAGTGCCCTCGTGCAGCAGACCACCTTGGTGAACTAGCTCCTAAAGCGCATTGAGATGTAGCGCGCCCCTGACGAGGTGTCCTAAAGTAGGATGAGGGCAGAAGAACGTGACTCATTCCGACGACGTCCTAGCAAAAAGTCGCTCAACTCACCATGAACTGTGCGTTCGCGTAGTGTACACTTTTATTTAGGCCATCCGGAAAACATCCTCTCCTACCTAGATGCATAGAGAAGCGTTCATTCCCTACTCGGCTCACGAGTCAATGTGCATTCGAGGTTGGGTCCACACTCAAACGAGCACTCAGGCATTCCAAGTGAAATGTCCATACGAGGTTAGGCCCACAAGGAGATCCTTTTGTGAGGCATCGGAATAGGCACTATATGGCGGACCGAGAAGAGTATGAGAGCAGTCCAACTCAAGTTCCACTAGCAACCTTCGCCAAGCGCGACGGCGAGTAGCACATAATGAACCACGTGCACCGTGATCGCGACATAAATGagcatgacatgccaaagagcAACATAGACCAGCAGGTCAACACCAGGGGCAACTAGAGGCTCCACTGCCCTACCAGGGCAAATCCAGAAGGAAGTACAAAAGCTCATAGTAGAGCAACTATGCAGATTCCAGTGCATTGATATTACCAATGATGCCCTTCGTAGAGACGTGGCCAACATGAACAGGTCACCATTTACAGATGAGATTGAGCAGACAGAGTCACTGTGGAAGTTTAGTCAGCCACATTTCACCTTGTTCAAAGGAGATAAAGATCCGGACAGACACTTGATGCACTACCAAAGCGCCATGACCCTCTACTACAGCAATGATGCTCTCATGTGAAAAATCTTTGCCACGATGCTTGAAGGTGAAGTGCAAGAATGGTTCCACACCCTGTCGCCACACTCAATCAGGAACTTCAGCgaactttccttggttttcactaagGAATATTCGTCTTACTGCTAGATCaagaagaagtctgaccatcTCTTCAACATGAAGAATGACCCGAAAGAGTCACTTCACATATACGTCAAGAGGTTCAAGGCAGAGAAGGTGAAGATTGTTGGATGCGATGACATCATTGCATACTCAACCTTCCTAAAGGGGTTCCCAACAGATCACCCACTTTTCGGAGAACTGATCATGGACAAGAACTTGACCCTGGTAGACTCTTATGCTTTGGAAGAAAAACACTCCCTCTAGGATGAGGCCAAGTGCTCATAGAAGCCACCTGAGCAGCTGCGCAAAAAACACAGAGCCGACTTAGAAGAAAGCGAGCGATAAACCACTCAATGATAAAAACAAGCCAAAAAGCAGACATAGGGACTAATCCTCGATGAAAGAAGGCACCACACCTAAGACATACACCAAGTTCTCAGTCCTCATCAACCAGCTCATTTGCGaccttaaggacaagccacggTTCAAGATGTCGCAACCCATGAGAAACGACACTTCCAAGATAGACTAGACGAAGTATTGCATATTCCACAGAGGTTCGGGGCACGCAACTAACAATTGCACCACATGGATGAAGTACCTTGAGAAGCTAGTGAAGGAAGGCAATTACGACCAGTATGTCGACATGCTAGCTGCCTCGCCAAGGCGAGAAGCAGACGCCGATGCTGAACCCTTAGCCAAGATAATCCGAATCAACAAAATCTTTGTCGAATCCGAACATCTAGGGGTCACCAACAATTACAAAAGAGGAAAATCCAGCAGGCGAGATCGGTATTTCAGGTTCAAGCCATACATGTTATACCTGGACCAATCATTGGCTTCACCGAGCAAGTCGCTAAGGGAGTAGATTTTCCTTATGACGACGCCTTAGTGATTTCTGTTCAACTAGCCCACACCATCGTTGACAAAATTATGATGGACAATGGTAGCTCAGTTAACATCCTACAACTGCCAGTCATCTagaagatgggcctggaaaACATGATCAGATGCAAAACTTAGGTCTTGATCAAATTCAACGGACTTACCTCGACTGCCATTGGCACTATCACGCTCAACATAACCAGCCTTTCAATTGTCTTATCGCATACCTTCGTGATCGTTAGCGATCAATTTCCCTACAATAGGATATTGGGCCGACCTTGGCTAGTGAAGATTGGAACTGTGACCTCGATCGAGTATCAGAAGATCCAATTTCGCATCCCAAGAAAAGCAATCGGAGAGATCAAAGGCAACCAGGTAATGTCTCATCGATGTACTACTGTACAAGTTCTCAAGGAGTCGAAGAAGAAGTTTTTCGCCCTAACAATAGTAGCTGAAATGCAGAAAGACGATTTTATCTCcaccaaatagcaattacagcagACAGGTCAAGAAGATGGTGTCAAGGTCTACAATGCCTTGGTAAATGAATcaggatggaaacccgaagaaGATGACGAGTACATCTTCCTTGACCCTAAGAAGCGATCAGACCACGCTGAACACACATCCAAAAAAGATCTGAACGATCCTAGATATGAAGTCCCCCACCACTCTGAAAAGGATCCAAGGTCTGACTTAACAAGCAGCTGCACTCAACCGATTCCTCTTGCGACCTACCAACCAATGCAAGGCGATCAGGACGCATAGCGAG is a genomic window of Malus domestica chromosome 09, GDT2T_hap1 containing:
- the LOC103444158 gene encoding DNA glycosylase/AP lyase ROS1-like isoform X1, yielding MKFGGGFLIPQDDDLRVTDSWVPVTPQKPIPVKPHPVPVNLYGNLRQGGNWQQQLTGISREDVPVGASYNGMAQPVCSNDQLLRNGFDESPGENIQMINHISDSYNAGSFTQLLFDEGSSWNDNLMTQQLLHDNAAYVASANRNPSKSVDIAANTPLIPKLHPQMSNQGIDSGSFLLTNQNCNHGSYPWSNVGIAVNTHPIPKLHPQLRNQGIDSDNFSLTNQNWNNGSYPSSSVDVATKTNQIPKLHPQSSNQGITPGSFLLTDQNCSNGSYPSSNVMSTSLVMDFPSQVDNSCRDSNSVHWLSVDQNHSSSSNSNPLSNGDSSSQTCRYGFPSPLLSSCDLNSLPRIKADASPCVARQHQFTTDQNKNLENDQLSAILEFLKDEDSGKEKDNQVKLTMSIEDEAIKKYSDELLQNIVESSSAAISTPYKENKDSDREGDRGIDLNITPQQKAPKRRKHRPKVIREGKPKGTPKPATPNNTESKESQPAKRKYVRKSVQKESPSPLGDGARETIDPNGGKGAKSCKRALDFDSENTMDENQCKAGGQQEQMQQGINMNFDSQGKPMVPGTSQGFKARPSEQSVIHSKLKVENQIPGTMNNCTSSMNLMLDNFVFLPERRPSASLLATTKDMHLKKSHVMGRHVENGSSDLSHRRYIDGYTPFQQHTHAKGVGQDAIRMKTSSESLQMKENITQGNSQSVQKILSFSLPREVRGSKREYCRTVEHTHLSTNHPPSSLSCQEIKQLDGHQRMLSQDISLRHKQQKFENGYLSIYNMPCEVTPVEECLGIFERTGPNTVNSNGFASKNHTMLSSSIERNERMDRQNKGIGRFMSDSYTQSVASGNSFLNPQISSTHSCQDFAQVVSFSNHSTIEACNQLASSYPRKSFQPGNKEVSQPRHDNMLNMKQTVGPTQAGIDNVLQEKDALYDYQQPSAKAIGFTVRRYTTLPDDIVHKFNNLNLNGRCSKILEHEQNALVPYKGDGAVVPYERFIKKRKPRPKVELDPETNRIWNLLMGMEGSGGIEGNDMEKEKYWEEERKVFQGRVESFIARMHLVQGDRRFSKWKGSVVDSVIGVFLTQNVSDHLSSSAFMSLAARFPLKSSNHQAQPKVRTNILVKEPAVHMTSPDDATKWHEDRSSQPIYHPISMTLHESEENQKDSGTSGTERNLVDAHSQCLEEEFVSSQDSFESSVTQGALGIKSCSGSNSETEDPGTGCQPKVHVSISTCQQMAKGTKFQDFYNQVNGSSVSYDGSKNGHFKYAQLKRKSDRIDHLNGTSFKDPINLDDEKMQVPVALSSNNQFHMNPDSGKPESWKFGNFSEESISSWPTTASRFNIEQEENCKSLRTEELSGSVVNSSMQQNTLWSSQGTPTKDPYPSFREHSTDQQSNSQPRSSTGYNQPSLYSHQFEGNPTFQSENTSVTEPVKHTVPFLPNKSDSMQHVQNVSELNKKSFNVIDSISVANKHIHMENHSVDSNLQEKLNSYGQSNSGTSTKPPKGRKGKAESEKKNAVDWDILRKQAQANGRKTERKREAMDSLDYEALINANVKEISDAIKERGMNNLLAQRMQEFLKRLVREHESIDLEWLRDVPPDKAKDYLLSIRGLGLKSVECIRLLTLHHLAFPVDTNVGRIAVRLGWVPLQPLPESLQLHLLELYPMLETVQKYLWPRLCKLDQLTLYELHYQMITFGKVFCTKSKPNCNACPMRGECRHFASAFASARLALPGPEEKSIVSSSVSREAEINPEIAVTPMSLPLPENNSLQIAGTVIKECEPIIEEPATPEQELTELSESELEDFFCEDPDEIPTIKLNMEEFTATLQNYMQEKMELQEGDMSKALVALNPEATSIPTPKLKNVSRLRTEHQVYELPDSHPLLEGMDGREPDDPSPYLLAIWTPGETANSIQQPESRCSSQDQNRLCNEKTCFSCNSIREENSQIVRGTILIPCRTAMRGSFPLNGTYFQVNEMFADHESSHNPIDVPRGWIWNLPRRTVYFGTSVSTIFKGLSTEGIQYCFWRGYVCVRGFERKTRAPRPLMARLHFPASKMTKTINEGKK